The following coding sequences lie in one Fundulus heteroclitus isolate FHET01 chromosome 20, MU-UCD_Fhet_4.1, whole genome shotgun sequence genomic window:
- the dctn2 gene encoding dynactin subunit 2 isoform X1 — protein MADPKYANLPGIAFNEPDVYETGDLPEDDQAQFESELEELCSDSVERIVVNPNAAYDKFKDKHVSTKGLDFSDRISRSRRVGYESGEFEILGEGSGVKETPQQKYQRLVNEIQELAQEVDTIQAAAKESNAEERLTPVVLAQQAAQLKQQLVSAHLDSLLGPQAHINLADPDGALARRLLTQLEAAKGSRGCPAGDGKPSSSAKGPDGVVLYELHSRPEQEKFNESAKMTELEKRLAQLEIAVGSGSDKQGPLNAGVQGASLMDTIELLQARVSALDSATLDQVEARLQSVLGKMNEIAKHKAAIEDAETQNKVSQLYDVVQKWDAVSTSVPQVVQRLVAVKELHEQAMQFGQLLTHLDTTQQMINNSLKDNNTLLTQVQQTMKENLVAIEENFAALDQRMKKLSK, from the exons ATGGCTGATCCCAAATACGCAAATTTACCAGGAATT GCTTTTAACGAACCAGACGTGTACGAGACCGGCGACCTTCCCGAGGACGACCAGGCCCAGTTTGAATCG GAGCTG gAGGAGCTTTGCAGCGACAGCGTAGAGAGGATTGTGGTCAACCCCAATGCAGCCTACGACAAGTTCAAGGACAAACACGTCAGCACCAAAGGACTTG ACTTCTCTGATAGAATCAGTCGAAGCAGGAGAGTGGGATATGAGTCAGGAGAGTTTGAAATC CTTGGTGAGGGCAGTGGCGTGAAGGAGACGCCCCAGCAGAAGTATCAGCGCCTGGTTAATGAGATCCAGGAACTCGCTCAGGAGGTGGACACCATCCAG GCAGCAGCAAAGGAAAGCAATGCAGAGGAGCGCCTCACCCCGGTGGTACTGGCTCAGCAGGCGGCGCAGCTCAAACAGCAGCTGGTTTCTGCCCATCTCGATTCGCTGCTGGGACCTCAGGCTCACATCAACCTGGCTGATCCAGATGGAGCGCTCGCCAG GCGTCTGCTCACCCAGCTGGAGGCGGCGAAGGGCAGTCGTGGCTGCCCCGCAGGAGATGGCAAGCCGTCTTCTTCAGCAAAGGGTCCAGATGGAGTGGTGCTCTACGAGCTGCACAGCAGACCAGAGCAGGAGAAATTCAACGAGTCTGCCAAG ATGACGGAACTGGAGAAGCGTCTGGCTCAGCTGGAGATCGCTGTGGGCTCGGGATCAGACAAGCAG gGACCTCTGAATGCTGGTGTACAAGGAGCCAGTTTGATG GATACAATTGAGCTCCTGCAGGCAAGGGTCAGCGCGCTGGACTCGGCTACACTGGATCAAGTGGAGGCAAGACTGCAG AGTGTCCTTGGGAAGATGAATGAGATTGCGAAGCACAAGGCAGCGATTGAAGATGCCGAGACACAAAACAAG GTGTCGCAGCTGTATGATGTGGTGCAGAAGTGGGATGCGGTGTCCACCTCCGTTCCTCAGGTGGTGCAGCGGCTCGTTGCTGTGAAGGAGTTACATGAGCAAG CCATGCAGTTTGGCCAGCTGCTGACTCACCTGGACACGACTCAGCAGATGATCAACAACTCTCTGAAAGACAACAACACCCTGCTAACACAG GTCCAGCAGACGATGAAGGAAAATCTGGTGGCTATTGAAGAGAACTTTGCAGCTCTGGATCAGAGGATGAAGAAGCTTTCCAAATAA
- the dctn2 gene encoding dynactin subunit 2 isoform X2, with amino-acid sequence MADPKYANLPGIAFNEPDVYETGDLPEDDQAQFESEELCSDSVERIVVNPNAAYDKFKDKHVSTKGLDFSDRISRSRRVGYESGEFEILGEGSGVKETPQQKYQRLVNEIQELAQEVDTIQAAAKESNAEERLTPVVLAQQAAQLKQQLVSAHLDSLLGPQAHINLADPDGALARRLLTQLEAAKGSRGCPAGDGKPSSSAKGPDGVVLYELHSRPEQEKFNESAKMTELEKRLAQLEIAVGSGSDKQGPLNAGVQGASLMDTIELLQARVSALDSATLDQVEARLQSVLGKMNEIAKHKAAIEDAETQNKVSQLYDVVQKWDAVSTSVPQVVQRLVAVKELHEQAMQFGQLLTHLDTTQQMINNSLKDNNTLLTQVQQTMKENLVAIEENFAALDQRMKKLSK; translated from the exons ATGGCTGATCCCAAATACGCAAATTTACCAGGAATT GCTTTTAACGAACCAGACGTGTACGAGACCGGCGACCTTCCCGAGGACGACCAGGCCCAGTTTGAATCG gAGGAGCTTTGCAGCGACAGCGTAGAGAGGATTGTGGTCAACCCCAATGCAGCCTACGACAAGTTCAAGGACAAACACGTCAGCACCAAAGGACTTG ACTTCTCTGATAGAATCAGTCGAAGCAGGAGAGTGGGATATGAGTCAGGAGAGTTTGAAATC CTTGGTGAGGGCAGTGGCGTGAAGGAGACGCCCCAGCAGAAGTATCAGCGCCTGGTTAATGAGATCCAGGAACTCGCTCAGGAGGTGGACACCATCCAG GCAGCAGCAAAGGAAAGCAATGCAGAGGAGCGCCTCACCCCGGTGGTACTGGCTCAGCAGGCGGCGCAGCTCAAACAGCAGCTGGTTTCTGCCCATCTCGATTCGCTGCTGGGACCTCAGGCTCACATCAACCTGGCTGATCCAGATGGAGCGCTCGCCAG GCGTCTGCTCACCCAGCTGGAGGCGGCGAAGGGCAGTCGTGGCTGCCCCGCAGGAGATGGCAAGCCGTCTTCTTCAGCAAAGGGTCCAGATGGAGTGGTGCTCTACGAGCTGCACAGCAGACCAGAGCAGGAGAAATTCAACGAGTCTGCCAAG ATGACGGAACTGGAGAAGCGTCTGGCTCAGCTGGAGATCGCTGTGGGCTCGGGATCAGACAAGCAG gGACCTCTGAATGCTGGTGTACAAGGAGCCAGTTTGATG GATACAATTGAGCTCCTGCAGGCAAGGGTCAGCGCGCTGGACTCGGCTACACTGGATCAAGTGGAGGCAAGACTGCAG AGTGTCCTTGGGAAGATGAATGAGATTGCGAAGCACAAGGCAGCGATTGAAGATGCCGAGACACAAAACAAG GTGTCGCAGCTGTATGATGTGGTGCAGAAGTGGGATGCGGTGTCCACCTCCGTTCCTCAGGTGGTGCAGCGGCTCGTTGCTGTGAAGGAGTTACATGAGCAAG CCATGCAGTTTGGCCAGCTGCTGACTCACCTGGACACGACTCAGCAGATGATCAACAACTCTCTGAAAGACAACAACACCCTGCTAACACAG GTCCAGCAGACGATGAAGGAAAATCTGGTGGCTATTGAAGAGAACTTTGCAGCTCTGGATCAGAGGATGAAGAAGCTTTCCAAATAA